A region of Natribaculum luteum DNA encodes the following proteins:
- the purL gene encoding phosphoribosylformylglycinamidine synthase subunit PurL: protein MSLADSDRELVVEELGREPTPAEAALFENLWSEHCAYRSSRPLLSAFESEGEQVVVGPGDDAAVVALPTDDTSSADADADRASGRADEKEEDVYITMGIESHNHPSYVDPFDGAATGVGGIVRDTLSMGAYPIALADSLYFGAFDREHSKYLLEGVVEGISHYGNCIGVPTVAGSVDCHPDYEGNPLVNVACVGLLTEDRLVTAEAQEPGNKLVLVGNATGRDGLGGASFASEDLAEDAETEDRPAVQVGDPYAEKLLIEANEALIDEDIVESARDLGAAGLGGASSEMVAKGGLGAHIELERVHQREPNMSALEILLAESQERMCYEVESENVERVREIAEKFDLGCSVIGEVTADNYVCTFEGETVVDVDAHFLGEGAPMNDLPTEEPEVPETDLPETDLEEAFEAVVSSPNTASKRWVYRQYDHEVGVRTSVPPGDDAAVMAIRETEQGLAISSGAAPNWTSAAPFEGAKAVTLENATNLAAKGATPLAAVDCLNGGNPEKPDVYGGFTAIVDGLAETCANLSVPVVGGNVSLYNDSVAGPIPPTPTLAMVGTKSGYDAPPLESKPEGKLVLVGDLALENGEFRLGGSEYLAQFDGDDRFPVLPGEPAAFVETLADVADADETLAVHDVSHGGLAVSLAEMVDEDAGLAVSLPGDVDVEGALFHEQPARALVQTADPDAVREAFDGVAPVVELGEGTDDGRLTIDAGDDVLEYDAAAIRENRSVIEDELE from the coding sequence ATGAGTCTTGCCGATTCGGACCGCGAACTCGTCGTCGAAGAGCTGGGACGAGAGCCCACTCCGGCCGAGGCGGCGCTGTTCGAGAACCTCTGGAGCGAACACTGCGCGTACCGCTCCTCGAGACCGCTGCTGTCTGCGTTCGAGAGCGAGGGCGAGCAGGTCGTCGTCGGGCCGGGCGACGACGCGGCGGTCGTCGCACTGCCGACGGACGACACGTCGTCGGCTGACGCCGACGCCGATCGCGCCAGCGGGCGCGCAGACGAGAAAGAGGAAGACGTCTACATCACGATGGGGATCGAGAGCCACAACCACCCCTCTTACGTCGATCCGTTCGACGGCGCGGCGACGGGCGTCGGCGGTATCGTCAGGGACACGCTGTCGATGGGGGCCTACCCCATCGCGCTCGCGGACTCGCTTTACTTCGGCGCGTTCGACCGCGAGCACTCGAAGTACCTCCTCGAGGGGGTCGTCGAGGGGATCAGCCACTACGGCAACTGCATCGGCGTGCCCACCGTGGCGGGAAGCGTCGACTGCCACCCCGACTACGAGGGGAATCCGCTGGTGAACGTCGCCTGCGTCGGACTGCTCACCGAGGATCGACTCGTCACGGCCGAAGCACAGGAGCCGGGGAACAAACTCGTCCTCGTGGGGAACGCGACGGGACGCGACGGCCTCGGCGGCGCGAGCTTCGCGAGCGAGGACCTGGCGGAGGACGCCGAGACGGAAGACCGACCGGCGGTGCAGGTCGGCGACCCCTATGCCGAGAAGCTGCTCATCGAGGCCAACGAGGCGCTGATCGACGAGGACATCGTCGAGTCGGCCCGCGACCTCGGCGCGGCCGGCCTCGGCGGTGCCTCGAGCGAGATGGTCGCAAAAGGCGGCCTCGGTGCACACATCGAACTCGAGCGAGTCCACCAGCGCGAGCCGAACATGTCGGCGCTCGAGATCCTGCTGGCCGAGTCCCAGGAACGGATGTGCTACGAGGTCGAGTCAGAGAACGTCGAGCGGGTTCGCGAGATCGCGGAGAAGTTCGACCTGGGCTGTTCGGTCATCGGCGAGGTTACGGCGGACAACTACGTCTGTACCTTCGAGGGCGAGACGGTCGTCGACGTCGACGCCCACTTCCTCGGCGAGGGCGCGCCGATGAACGACCTTCCGACCGAAGAACCCGAAGTGCCGGAGACCGACCTCCCCGAGACGGACCTCGAGGAGGCCTTCGAGGCGGTCGTCTCGAGTCCGAACACCGCGTCGAAGCGGTGGGTCTACCGCCAGTACGACCACGAGGTCGGCGTCCGCACGAGCGTCCCGCCGGGCGACGACGCAGCGGTGATGGCGATCCGAGAGACAGAGCAGGGTCTCGCGATCTCCTCCGGCGCTGCGCCGAACTGGACGAGCGCGGCACCCTTCGAGGGAGCGAAGGCGGTCACCCTCGAGAACGCGACGAACCTCGCGGCGAAGGGGGCGACTCCCCTCGCGGCGGTCGACTGTCTGAACGGCGGCAACCCCGAGAAACCGGATGTCTACGGTGGATTTACGGCGATCGTCGACGGGCTCGCGGAGACGTGTGCCAACCTCTCGGTGCCCGTCGTCGGCGGCAACGTCTCACTGTACAACGACTCGGTTGCGGGTCCGATCCCGCCGACCCCGACGCTCGCGATGGTCGGCACGAAGTCGGGCTACGACGCCCCGCCGCTCGAATCGAAGCCGGAGGGCAAGCTGGTACTCGTCGGCGACCTCGCACTCGAGAATGGGGAGTTCCGGCTGGGTGGCTCGGAGTACCTCGCGCAGTTCGACGGCGACGATCGGTTCCCGGTGCTCCCCGGCGAGCCGGCGGCGTTCGTCGAGACGCTGGCCGACGTCGCCGACGCCGACGAGACGCTCGCGGTCCACGACGTGAGCCACGGCGGGCTGGCAGTTTCCCTGGCAGAGATGGTCGACGAGGACGCCGGCCTCGCGGTCTCGCTGCCCGGCGACGTCGACGTCGAGGGTGCGCTGTTTCACGAACAGCCCGCTCGAGCGCTCGTGCAGACGGCCGACCCCGACGCCGTTCGCGAGGCGTTCGACGGCGTCGCTCCGGTCGTCGAACTGGGCGAAGGGACCGACGACGGCCGTCTCACGATCGACGCCGGCGACGACGTCCTCGAGTACGACGCCGCCGCGATTCGCGAGAACCGGTCGGTGATCGAGGACGAACTCGAGTGA
- a CDS encoding multicopper oxidase family protein translates to MADNERNITRRRVLRLGGSAALLGLAGSQRVRGLESVPLQQTSQGDRSNQEVTIVASEGQVEAGPDESSDTWLYDDQFPGPELRVSEGETLRVSLENQLPEETTIHWHGVPVPNPMDGVPNVTQDPVSSGETFTYEYDASPPGTYVYHSHVGLQLDRALSGPLIVEEESPHVEYDREYTLLIDDYLSESPTLDSIEAPPGGGPGGGGGPGGGPGGGGGPGGGGGPGGGGDGGPGGGGGPGGGPGPGGGGPGGGGGPGGGGPGGSGGGPGGGGEGPGPGNGPGPGGGPGGGPGGPGDVGRLGGRGPMQVQRPPYEGLTVNGRLPSDPPVFDVEEGERVRLRLINPSGATTYRVGVGGHSLIVTHTDGRPVEPVEVDSLDISMGERYDVILEADSPGEWAIVAAPVVGDEQPAEARLRYDGASEDGSADRPQFDGQRLQYGDLEALEPLDLDGSPDRTFDVTLAGGMMQEPGAWTIDGQAYPDADPLAIGEGEHVRVQMVNRSPAIHPMHLHGHFFQVGDAVKDTVLVPPHGGQITFDFLADNPGDWLFHCHNVYHLERGMARVFEYV, encoded by the coding sequence ATGGCCGACAACGAACGGAACATCACACGACGGCGAGTGTTACGTCTCGGTGGGAGCGCAGCACTGTTAGGACTCGCAGGGAGTCAGCGAGTGAGGGGACTCGAGTCGGTCCCTCTCCAGCAGACGTCCCAGGGGGACAGATCGAACCAGGAGGTGACGATCGTCGCCTCGGAAGGGCAAGTAGAGGCTGGACCGGACGAGAGCAGCGACACCTGGCTGTACGACGATCAGTTTCCTGGCCCTGAACTCCGAGTGAGCGAGGGGGAGACGCTGCGCGTTTCACTCGAGAACCAGCTCCCCGAGGAGACGACGATTCACTGGCACGGCGTTCCGGTCCCGAACCCGATGGACGGCGTTCCGAACGTCACGCAGGATCCCGTTTCGTCGGGCGAGACGTTCACCTACGAGTACGACGCGTCGCCGCCGGGCACGTACGTCTATCACAGCCACGTCGGGTTGCAACTCGACAGGGCGCTCAGTGGGCCGCTGATCGTCGAAGAGGAGTCGCCCCACGTCGAGTACGACCGGGAGTACACGCTGCTGATCGACGACTACCTCTCGGAGAGTCCGACGCTCGATTCGATCGAAGCGCCGCCTGGCGGCGGTCCCGGCGGTGGTGGCGGGCCTGGCGGAGGGCCCGGTGGTGGTGGCGGGCCTGGCGGCGGTGGTGGACCCGGCGGAGGCGGCGATGGCGGGCCTGGTGGCGGCGGTGGTCCAGGCGGTGGCCCTGGCCCCGGCGGAGGCGGCCCTGGTGGGGGTGGCGGTCCCGGTGGTGGCGGACCGGGTGGGTCTGGCGGTGGGCCCGGTGGAGGCGGTGAAGGGCCTGGTCCTGGCAACGGTCCTGGTCCTGGTGGCGGGCCCGGCGGTGGTCCTGGCGGCCCTGGCGACGTTGGCAGGCTGGGCGGTCGCGGTCCGATGCAGGTACAGCGACCCCCGTACGAGGGATTGACCGTCAACGGACGCCTCCCCTCCGATCCGCCCGTGTTCGACGTCGAAGAAGGGGAGCGGGTCCGACTACGGCTCATCAACCCCAGCGGGGCCACGACGTACCGCGTCGGCGTCGGCGGGCACTCGCTGATCGTCACGCACACCGACGGACGCCCGGTCGAACCGGTCGAGGTCGATTCCCTCGACATCAGTATGGGCGAACGCTACGACGTGATCCTCGAGGCCGATTCTCCCGGCGAGTGGGCCATCGTCGCGGCTCCCGTCGTCGGCGACGAACAGCCGGCAGAAGCCAGACTGCGGTACGATGGCGCGAGCGAAGACGGCTCCGCCGACCGACCGCAGTTCGACGGCCAGCGGTTGCAGTACGGCGACCTCGAGGCACTCGAGCCGCTCGATCTCGACGGGTCTCCGGACCGGACGTTCGACGTCACGCTCGCGGGCGGGATGATGCAAGAGCCCGGCGCGTGGACCATCGACGGGCAGGCGTACCCGGACGCCGATCCGCTGGCGATCGGCGAGGGCGAGCACGTCCGGGTGCAGATGGTAAATCGCAGTCCGGCGATCCACCCGATGCACCTCCACGGCCACTTCTTCCAGGTCGGCGACGCGGTCAAGGATACGGTCCTCGTTCCGCCCCACGGCGGACAGATCACGTTCGACTTCCTGGCGGACAATCCCGGCGACTGGCTGTTCCACTGTCACAACGTCTATCACCTGGAACGGGGGATGGCTCGCGTCTTCGAGTACGTCTAG
- a CDS encoding PhzF family phenazine biosynthesis protein — translation METRRVLQVDAFTDEPLSGNPAGVVPDADGLSDDQMQAIARELALSETAFIRSSEAADRRIRYFTPTQEVDLCGHATIGSFAHLYDDGVVAAGNSTLETNVGVLEIELEDDGTVWMTQDRPTIREVDLAYDRVADALGVEQAALEGVGIDLPLAVSSTGLPFLMVPITYLSDVGNATPDMAAVEALSESVDAVGVYLFTFDALEADSTLHGRAFVPAAGVPEDPVTGTASGAVGAYLDRFGAFAESGAAHQGDSAQIGAGGDGSFPDELRLEQGHYVDRPGTVFVRVGDDVRVGGHGVTALDGTLVVPADDEDDILEA, via the coding sequence ATGGAAACCAGACGTGTGTTGCAGGTCGACGCGTTCACGGACGAACCGCTCTCGGGGAACCCTGCCGGGGTCGTCCCCGACGCCGACGGCCTCTCCGACGACCAGATGCAGGCGATCGCCCGCGAACTGGCCCTGAGCGAGACCGCGTTCATCCGCTCGAGTGAGGCGGCAGACCGTCGAATTCGGTATTTCACGCCCACCCAGGAGGTCGACCTCTGTGGCCACGCGACGATCGGCTCGTTCGCCCACCTCTACGACGACGGCGTCGTCGCGGCCGGCAACTCGACGCTCGAGACGAACGTCGGCGTCCTGGAGATCGAACTCGAGGACGACGGGACGGTCTGGATGACACAGGATCGGCCGACGATCCGCGAGGTCGACCTCGCGTACGACCGGGTTGCCGACGCACTCGGCGTCGAGCAGGCGGCGCTCGAGGGCGTCGGCATCGACCTCCCGCTTGCAGTCTCCTCGACCGGCCTGCCGTTTCTGATGGTGCCGATCACGTACCTGTCGGACGTCGGGAACGCGACGCCCGATATGGCCGCCGTCGAGGCGCTGTCCGAATCGGTGGACGCGGTCGGCGTCTACCTGTTCACGTTCGACGCACTCGAGGCCGATTCGACCCTGCACGGGCGGGCGTTCGTTCCCGCAGCGGGCGTCCCGGAAGATCCCGTCACGGGAACTGCCAGCGGCGCGGTTGGCGCGTACCTCGACCGATTCGGGGCGTTCGCGGAGTCCGGGGCGGCCCACCAGGGCGACTCCGCCCAGATTGGGGCGGGAGGCGACGGATCGTTCCCTGACGAGTTGCGACTCGAGCAGGGCCACTACGTCGACCGCCCAGGTACCGTGTTCGTCCGCGTCGGCGACGACGTCCGCGTCGGCGGCCACGGCGTCACCGCACTCGACGGCACGCTCGTCGTCCCGGCCGACGACGAGGACGACATTCTCGAGGCCTGA
- the thiC gene encoding phosphomethylpyrimidine synthase ThiC, protein MAKTQLQAAREGTTTAEMERVAERENRDPAFVRKQVADGQAVIPANHAHETLDPMIIGREFATKVNANIGNSETTSDLETELEKLHTAVHYGADTVMDLGTGSDLDRIRETHLEHSPVPIGTVPLYEAVKRAGSPEDLTPELLLEVIEKQAEQGVDYMTIHAGILLEHLPLTEGRKTGIVSRGGSMMAKWMEAHGEQNPLFQIFEDICEIFAEHDVTFSLGDSLRPGCLADACDEAQYAELDALGELTRVARDYGVQVMVEGPGHVPMDRIAENVERQQEVCDGAPFYVLGPLVTDVAPGYDHVTSAIGAAIAAREGAAMLCYVTPKEHLGLPEKEDVRDGLAAYRIAAHAGDVANGLPGARDWDDALSEARYAFDWTEQFSLALDPERARGYHDQTLPGDNYKDARFCSMCGVDFCSMRIDQDARDEGDLRELEAETDLENSPAAEVNRPPVGTHDPDRVSHDVDDSSELVGDD, encoded by the coding sequence ATGGCGAAAACTCAGCTACAGGCCGCCCGCGAGGGGACGACCACGGCCGAGATGGAGCGTGTCGCCGAACGAGAGAACCGCGATCCGGCGTTCGTCCGCAAGCAAGTCGCAGACGGACAGGCGGTGATCCCGGCGAATCACGCCCACGAGACGCTCGATCCGATGATCATCGGCCGCGAGTTCGCGACGAAAGTCAACGCCAACATCGGCAACAGCGAGACGACGAGCGACCTCGAGACGGAACTCGAAAAGCTCCACACCGCCGTCCACTACGGCGCGGACACGGTGATGGATCTCGGCACCGGCAGTGACCTGGATCGCATCCGCGAGACCCACCTCGAGCACTCGCCAGTTCCGATCGGGACGGTACCGCTGTACGAGGCGGTCAAGCGGGCGGGGAGCCCCGAAGACCTCACGCCGGAACTGTTGCTCGAGGTCATCGAGAAGCAGGCCGAACAGGGCGTCGACTACATGACGATCCACGCTGGCATCCTGCTCGAGCACCTGCCGCTAACCGAGGGGCGAAAGACGGGGATCGTCTCCCGCGGCGGGTCGATGATGGCGAAGTGGATGGAAGCCCACGGTGAGCAGAACCCGCTGTTCCAGATCTTCGAGGATATCTGCGAGATATTCGCCGAGCACGACGTCACGTTCAGTCTCGGGGACAGCCTCCGTCCCGGCTGTCTCGCCGACGCCTGCGACGAGGCCCAGTACGCGGAACTGGACGCGCTGGGCGAACTCACGCGAGTCGCCCGGGACTACGGCGTCCAGGTCATGGTCGAGGGACCGGGTCACGTCCCGATGGATCGCATCGCGGAGAACGTCGAACGCCAGCAGGAAGTCTGTGACGGCGCGCCGTTCTACGTGCTCGGCCCGCTCGTGACCGACGTCGCACCGGGCTACGACCACGTCACGAGCGCGATCGGCGCGGCCATCGCAGCCCGGGAGGGTGCAGCGATGCTCTGTTATGTCACGCCGAAAGAACACCTCGGTCTCCCCGAGAAAGAAGACGTCCGCGACGGCCTCGCGGCCTACCGGATCGCTGCCCACGCCGGCGACGTGGCGAATGGCCTGCCGGGCGCACGCGACTGGGACGACGCTCTCTCGGAGGCGCGCTACGCCTTCGACTGGACCGAGCAGTTCAGCCTCGCGCTCGACCCCGAGCGCGCCCGGGGGTACCACGACCAGACGCTCCCCGGCGACAACTACAAAGACGCCCGCTTTTGCTCGATGTGCGGCGTCGACTTCTGCTCGATGCGGATCGACCAGGACGCGCGAGACGAGGGCGACCTGCGCGAACTCGAGGCTGAGACCGACCTCGAGAACTCCCCCGCCGCCGAGGTCAACCGGCCGCCCGTCGGGACACACGATCCCGACCGGGTCTCCCACGACGTCGACGACTCGAGCGAACTCGTCGGCGACGACTGA
- a CDS encoding phosphoribosyltransferase — translation MSELPDDFNCTITNWEYIYSLCRDVSDDVRRDEFEPDVIVALARGGWFAGRCLCDFLGLDDLTSLKMEHYVGTAQKSGEPSVRYPMPEGSVAGKDVLIVDDIADTGGSIERAYEYVTDRDAGEVRTATLQLLQTSGFDPDYVGERLEEWAWIVYPWNFIEDMIDLISGVMERADQETFTEDDVRHYLNEYHDVKRIEMEIAQPNRLPEVLTEMERRGVVAQPRPGTWTLVE, via the coding sequence ATGTCCGAACTACCGGACGACTTCAACTGTACGATCACTAACTGGGAGTACATCTACAGTCTCTGTCGGGACGTTAGCGACGACGTTCGTCGCGACGAGTTCGAACCCGACGTCATCGTCGCACTCGCACGCGGTGGGTGGTTCGCGGGTCGGTGTCTCTGTGACTTCCTCGGACTGGACGACCTGACGAGCCTGAAGATGGAACACTACGTCGGCACCGCCCAGAAGAGCGGCGAGCCGTCGGTTCGCTATCCGATGCCTGAGGGAAGCGTCGCGGGCAAAGACGTGCTGATCGTCGACGACATCGCCGACACCGGCGGTTCGATCGAGCGCGCCTACGAGTACGTCACCGACCGCGACGCGGGCGAAGTCCGCACCGCGACCCTCCAGTTGCTCCAGACCAGCGGGTTCGATCCCGACTACGTCGGCGAACGACTCGAGGAGTGGGCCTGGATCGTCTATCCGTGGAACTTCATCGAGGACATGATCGACCTCATCTCGGGGGTCATGGAGCGAGCGGACCAGGAGACGTTCACGGAAGACGACGTGCGCCACTACCTGAACGAGTACCACGACGTAAAGCGTATCGAGATGGAGATCGCCCAGCCCAACCGGTTGCCGGAGGTGCTAACCGAGATGGAACGACGCGGGGTCGTCGCACAGCCCAGACCCGGCACGTGGACGCTGGTGGAGTAA
- a CDS encoding HD domain-containing protein, which translates to MDDLETLRRCLALKDETRTGWQLRGIEDPESVADHSWGVSLLCLFYADRAGVDADRALRMAVLHDLAEAETGDYATRADPNADTIDPDEKERAERAAIATLLEPFDDGELRALWEEYEARETPEAQFVKDADLVDMCLQALEYERQRRYDPDADDHFEAYDDLDEFFATAEPRIRTDVGRELFERTRERYEEAKRDRERAEE; encoded by the coding sequence GTGGACGACCTCGAGACGCTGCGTCGCTGTCTCGCGCTCAAAGACGAGACGCGGACGGGCTGGCAACTCCGCGGGATCGAGGACCCCGAGTCGGTCGCAGACCACTCCTGGGGCGTGAGTCTACTCTGTCTGTTCTACGCCGACCGCGCCGGCGTCGACGCGGATCGCGCGCTCCGCATGGCCGTCCTCCACGACCTCGCGGAGGCCGAGACCGGCGACTACGCGACGCGAGCCGATCCGAACGCCGACACGATCGACCCCGACGAGAAGGAGCGAGCGGAGCGTGCGGCGATCGCGACGCTGCTCGAACCGTTCGACGACGGCGAACTCCGGGCCCTCTGGGAGGAGTACGAGGCCCGGGAGACGCCGGAGGCGCAGTTCGTCAAGGACGCAGACCTCGTCGACATGTGTCTGCAGGCGCTCGAGTACGAACGCCAGCGACGGTACGACCCGGACGCCGACGACCACTTCGAGGCGTACGACGACCTCGACGAGTTCTTCGCGACGGCCGAACCCCGGATCCGGACCGACGTCGGCCGAGAACTGTTCGAACGCACGCGAGAACGATACGAGGAAGCCAAACGCGACCGCGAGCGAGCAGAGGAGTGA
- a CDS encoding MATE family efflux transporter, with product MDAEPEASGSDLTDGELVRPMFRLAWPLVVIQLLQVAYNVGDTFWLGALSPDAVGALSLAFPLIFLLISVGGGFTAAGAILIAQHTGADSDESGVIAGQTLSFITLVATALGVLGYVVTDRMLDLLPADPETQAVVVPLAADYMRVFFLGMPALFGFFVFVSLMRGYGSTRAPMRVMAISVFLNLALDPLLIFGVGPFPRLEIQGAAVATVFSRLVATAIGFYVLFYTDAGPAVDRSALVPRLEYVSEITRLGVPTALEQSMSSLAMITMTAMVSTFPPTVVAAYGLGNRLISLAFLPAMGMGQATDTVVGQNLGAGKPERAERAAWLAAGTIAAIMLVAGTIAFLFPEPIVGVFVTADADGVAETIAYGSTYLQVVATMFVFMGVLQVILGAFRGAGNTKTALLFSVVTLWVARVPATYYLVFTAGWGTTGIWIGMVVGDVVGALAAIAWFTRGTWKRAIVDEVDADEVESTVTTTDS from the coding sequence ATGGACGCCGAGCCAGAAGCGAGCGGCAGCGACCTCACGGACGGGGAACTCGTCCGGCCGATGTTTCGGCTGGCGTGGCCGCTCGTCGTGATCCAGCTGTTGCAGGTCGCCTACAACGTCGGCGACACGTTCTGGCTCGGTGCGCTCTCGCCCGACGCCGTCGGCGCGTTGAGCCTCGCGTTTCCGCTCATCTTCCTGTTGATCTCGGTCGGTGGCGGTTTCACTGCGGCGGGGGCGATCCTGATCGCCCAGCACACCGGCGCGGACAGCGACGAAAGCGGGGTGATCGCCGGCCAGACGCTCTCGTTCATCACGCTCGTCGCGACGGCTCTCGGCGTGCTCGGTTACGTCGTGACCGATCGAATGCTCGATCTCTTGCCCGCCGATCCCGAGACGCAGGCCGTGGTCGTGCCGCTCGCCGCCGACTACATGCGCGTGTTCTTCCTCGGCATGCCCGCGCTGTTTGGCTTCTTCGTCTTCGTCTCGCTCATGCGGGGCTACGGGAGCACTCGCGCGCCGATGCGCGTGATGGCCATCAGCGTCTTCCTCAACCTCGCGCTCGACCCATTGCTGATCTTCGGCGTCGGCCCGTTCCCCCGCCTCGAGATCCAGGGTGCCGCCGTCGCGACCGTCTTCTCGAGGCTGGTCGCGACGGCCATCGGCTTCTACGTGTTGTTCTACACGGACGCCGGCCCCGCCGTCGACCGAAGCGCGCTCGTGCCGCGACTCGAGTACGTCAGCGAGATCACGCGACTGGGCGTGCCGACCGCGCTCGAGCAGTCGATGAGTTCGCTGGCGATGATCACGATGACGGCGATGGTCTCGACGTTCCCGCCGACGGTCGTGGCGGCCTACGGCCTGGGCAACCGGCTCATCTCGCTTGCGTTCCTCCCGGCGATGGGGATGGGACAGGCGACGGATACGGTCGTCGGGCAGAACCTCGGCGCGGGAAAACCCGAGCGCGCGGAGCGAGCGGCGTGGCTCGCCGCGGGCACCATCGCGGCGATCATGCTCGTGGCGGGGACGATCGCCTTTCTCTTCCCGGAACCGATCGTCGGCGTCTTCGTGACCGCCGACGCAGACGGCGTCGCGGAGACCATCGCCTACGGGAGCACGTACCTGCAGGTCGTCGCCACGATGTTCGTGTTCATGGGCGTCCTGCAGGTAATCCTCGGTGCGTTCCGCGGTGCCGGAAACACGAAGACGGCGCTTTTGTTTTCGGTCGTCACGCTCTGGGTCGCCCGCGTCCCCGCAACCTACTACCTCGTCTTCACTGCCGGGTGGGGGACGACCGGCATCTGGATCGGAATGGTCGTCGGCGACGTCGTGGGAGCGCTCGCTGCGATCGCGTGGTTCACCCGCGGTACGTGGAAGCGTGCGATCGTCGACGAGGTCGACGCTGACGAGGTCGAGTCGACGGTCACGACGACCGACAGCTGA
- a CDS encoding DUF7344 domain-containing protein, whose translation MMRPDLDAVFTLLANPRRRLLLSHFLESDYGNVETLSRHIAAREQDAHPRAVSEDDRTEVAVSLVHDHLPRLADHGVVDYDARSGDVVTAAGFDEVQPFVEQAYAATHTRTTPEQSLLSFLYSKPPEEPYLLEDG comes from the coding sequence ATGATGAGGCCAGACCTGGACGCCGTGTTTACGCTCCTGGCGAACCCGCGTCGTCGGTTACTCCTCTCGCACTTTCTCGAGAGCGACTACGGGAACGTCGAGACGCTGTCCCGCCACATCGCTGCCAGAGAGCAAGACGCCCACCCGAGAGCGGTGAGCGAAGACGACCGCACGGAGGTCGCCGTCTCGCTGGTTCACGACCACCTGCCCCGCCTCGCCGACCACGGTGTCGTCGACTACGACGCCCGGAGCGGCGACGTCGTGACGGCAGCGGGGTTCGACGAGGTGCAACCGTTCGTCGAGCAGGCGTATGCGGCCACGCACACGAGGACGACACCGGAGCAATCGCTCCTGTCGTTTCTCTACAGCAAGCCGCCCGAAGAGCCGTACCTCCTCGAGGACGGGTGA
- a CDS encoding segregation and condensation protein A → MTDGGDDVPLNIVGHEDREPPGEDGTTLEFVDDERADESDDEDDEDDEVEPVELLVQLAKDGEIDPWDIDVVRVTDKFLEALDEADLRTSGRALFYASVLLRMKSDELFAADEPDEEELPPWEAPFADDADESDFDPGFDPVENLEAEMERRLERKHARGKPETLDELVRELRDAERGTWWKESRSYDTSDSPSGFDRGVQELSYHSGDDFRVDDEPTADDVTHTAHEEDIEAIIDDVEAELEAHYEEGRDEVLYAEIDQVGGSRVMTYLALLFLAHRGRVRLEQDDLFGDLWVQEVTVDAEPSEAIAD, encoded by the coding sequence ATGACTGACGGTGGCGACGACGTCCCCCTGAACATCGTCGGCCACGAGGACAGGGAGCCGCCGGGCGAGGACGGGACGACGCTCGAGTTCGTCGACGACGAGCGAGCAGACGAGTCGGACGACGAGGACGACGAGGACGACGAGGTCGAACCCGTCGAACTCCTCGTCCAGCTCGCGAAAGACGGCGAGATCGACCCCTGGGACATCGACGTCGTCCGGGTCACGGACAAGTTCCTCGAGGCGTTGGACGAGGCCGACCTGCGCACCTCGGGGCGGGCGCTGTTCTACGCGAGCGTCCTCCTGCGGATGAAAAGCGACGAGCTGTTCGCCGCCGACGAGCCCGACGAGGAGGAGCTACCGCCGTGGGAAGCGCCCTTTGCCGACGACGCGGACGAGAGCGACTTCGATCCCGGCTTCGATCCCGTCGAGAACCTCGAGGCCGAGATGGAACGCCGCCTCGAGCGCAAACACGCCCGCGGGAAGCCAGAGACGCTCGACGAACTGGTGAGAGAGCTTCGCGACGCGGAGCGTGGAACGTGGTGGAAGGAGTCGCGCAGCTACGACACGAGCGACTCACCGAGCGGATTCGACCGGGGCGTCCAGGAGCTGAGTTACCACTCCGGCGACGACTTCCGCGTCGACGACGAGCCGACCGCCGACGACGTCACCCACACGGCCCACGAGGAGGACATCGAGGCCATCATCGACGACGTCGAGGCGGAACTCGAGGCTCACTACGAGGAGGGACGTGACGAGGTGCTGTACGCCGAGATCGACCAGGTCGGCGGCTCGCGCGTGATGACGTATCTCGCGTTGCTCTTTCTCGCCCACCGGGGCCGGGTCCGCCTCGAGCAGGACGACCTGTTCGGCGACCTCTGGGTTCAGGAAGTGACGGTGGACGCAGAGCCCAGCGAGGCGATCGCCGACTAG